A DNA window from Thermococcus sp. 4557 contains the following coding sequences:
- a CDS encoding 50S ribosomal protein L31e, producing the protein MIKPGEEVIFVVPIKKIKKRVPRWKRAPRAAKFVREWIARHAKADEVVIGTDVNEKLWERGAEKPPNKLRVKVVVEEEEGKRIAKVSLA; encoded by the coding sequence ATGATCAAGCCCGGAGAGGAAGTCATATTCGTCGTTCCCATCAAGAAGATAAAGAAGCGCGTTCCGCGCTGGAAGAGGGCCCCGAGGGCCGCCAAGTTCGTCCGCGAGTGGATAGCCAGGCACGCCAAGGCCGACGAGGTCGTCATCGGCACCGACGTCAACGAGAAGCTCTGGGAGCGCGGAGCGGAGAAGCCGCCCAACAAGCTCCGCGTCAAGGTCGTCGTTGAAGAGGAAGAGGGCAAGAGGATTGCCAAGGTCTCCCTTGCCTGA
- a CDS encoding translation initiation factor IF-6, whose product MHIERLDFENSPYLGVYGTATDRLALIREGLGEKKLEVLREVLKVPLIETSIMKSRIVGIFAAGNSNAIVVPWYVWDAELEKINGQLREHGIDTEIVPFQSTLTAFGNLILANDRAALVSAKFSREETKRLEDVLGVEVERGMIGDFHAVGSVGVVTNRGGLVHPEATDEELEWLRDLFKVDIYVGTANMGVPFVGSCMLANSHGVVVGHLTTGPEIVKIEEALGFLD is encoded by the coding sequence ATGCACATAGAAAGGCTCGATTTTGAGAACTCTCCATACCTGGGCGTTTACGGCACCGCCACCGACAGGTTAGCCCTTATCAGGGAGGGCCTCGGCGAGAAGAAGCTCGAGGTTCTCAGGGAGGTTCTCAAGGTTCCGCTCATTGAAACGAGCATAATGAAGTCGCGCATAGTGGGTATATTCGCGGCCGGGAACTCCAACGCGATAGTCGTCCCCTGGTACGTCTGGGACGCCGAGCTGGAGAAGATAAACGGCCAGCTCAGAGAGCACGGGATTGACACCGAGATAGTCCCGTTCCAGAGCACCCTCACGGCCTTCGGCAACCTCATCCTTGCCAACGACAGGGCGGCACTGGTGAGTGCAAAGTTCAGCCGCGAGGAGACCAAGAGGCTCGAGGATGTACTCGGCGTCGAGGTCGAGAGGGGCATGATAGGCGACTTCCACGCCGTGGGAAGCGTTGGAGTGGTCACCAACAGGGGCGGACTCGTTCACCCCGAGGCAACCGACGAGGAGCTCGAGTGGCTCCGCGACCTGTTCAAGGTTGATATCTACGTTGGAACCGCCAACATGGGCGTTCCCTTCGTTGGTTCCTGCATGCTGGCGAACTCTCACGGTGTTGTCGTCGGGCACCTGACCACCGGACCCGAGATAGTGAAGATTGAAGAAGCCTTGGGCTTCCTTGACTGA
- the rpl18a gene encoding 50S ribosomal protein L18Ae has product MEVKVFRVKGVFERNGKRERFTREYRGLKAEDVVEILYSEVGSKHRVPRNKIWIESVEEIKPEEAENPIVRKLSGL; this is encoded by the coding sequence ATGGAGGTTAAGGTCTTCCGCGTTAAGGGCGTTTTCGAGAGGAACGGAAAGAGGGAGAGGTTCACCAGGGAATACCGCGGCCTCAAGGCCGAGGACGTCGTTGAGATACTCTACTCTGAGGTCGGCAGCAAGCACCGCGTTCCGAGGAACAAGATATGGATCGAGAGCGTCGAGGAGATAAAGCCCGAAGAGGCCGAGAACCCTATAGTCAGAAAGCTCAGCGGGCTCTGA
- a CDS encoding asparagine synthase-related protein, with amino-acid sequence MLVHHLYSGGKDSSLSAWILTRLGYDVRLVTVSFGLLDNWNFAKETAERLGFEHQVVYLPGEILEKAADMAIKDGHPNNAIQFIHERALEAVASMPEVERVSDGTRRDDRVPFLDLPKARSLEDRFNVAYIRPLLGLGYKTIRELTEKLFVVEIRESEELEKADYEVELRHLLRERGINPLEIFPKRHYQSRVLGWREKGI; translated from the coding sequence ATGCTCGTCCATCATCTCTACTCCGGCGGAAAGGACTCAAGCCTGAGCGCGTGGATTCTAACCAGACTCGGCTACGATGTGAGACTGGTAACCGTCAGCTTCGGCCTGCTCGACAACTGGAACTTCGCTAAAGAGACCGCAGAAAGGCTGGGCTTCGAGCACCAGGTCGTCTATCTGCCAGGGGAGATTCTGGAGAAAGCCGCGGACATGGCGATCAAAGACGGCCACCCTAACAACGCTATTCAGTTCATTCACGAGAGGGCCCTAGAGGCTGTGGCTTCAATGCCCGAAGTCGAGCGCGTGAGCGACGGAACGAGGAGGGACGACAGGGTTCCTTTCCTCGACCTGCCGAAGGCCCGCTCCCTGGAGGACCGCTTCAACGTCGCTTACATACGACCACTACTCGGCCTCGGCTACAAGACGATAAGGGAGCTGACGGAGAAGCTCTTCGTCGTTGAAATCAGGGAGAGCGAGGAGCTGGAGAAGGCCGACTACGAGGTCGAGCTGAGGCACCTGCTCCGTGAGAGGGGAATCAACCCCCTGGAGATATTCCCGAAGAGGCACTACCAGTCGAGGGTTCTCGGCTGGAGGGAGAAAGGGATTTAA
- a CDS encoding YhbY family RNA-binding protein, giving the protein MEKRLPGKVRRAVRARYYDIPPRAWIGKRGLDEGVIEEINTQLEKDGILKVEIRKGALINTGLDRQALARKVAEMTDSELIDVRGKRFILFKPREGWEKYLRKLQRKELSKEKREEKPVKKVKLDIAQFRRKFKKGRD; this is encoded by the coding sequence ATGGAGAAACGCTTACCTGGAAAAGTGAGACGCGCCGTGCGGGCGAGATACTACGATATCCCTCCACGTGCGTGGATAGGCAAGAGAGGGCTTGATGAGGGTGTCATCGAGGAGATAAACACACAGCTTGAGAAGGACGGCATCCTCAAGGTCGAGATAAGGAAGGGTGCCCTTATCAACACCGGACTCGACAGGCAGGCCCTGGCCAGAAAGGTCGCGGAAATGACTGACAGCGAACTCATCGACGTGCGCGGCAAAAGGTTTATATTGTTCAAACCGAGGGAAGGTTGGGAAAAGTATTTAAGGAAGCTCCAGAGAAAGGAGCTTTCGAAGGAAAAGCGGGAGGAGAAGCCCGTTAAGAAAGTCAAGCTCGATATCGCTCAATTCAGGAGGAAATTCAAGAAGGGGAGGGATTGA
- a CDS encoding 30S ribosomal protein S19e, with protein MATVYDVPGDLLVERVAQKLKEIEAIKPPEWAPFVKTGRHKERIPEQDDWWYYRVASVFRKVYVDGPVGIERLRTWYGGRKNRGHAPEHFYKAGGSIIRKALQQLEAAGFVQKVPGEGRTVTPQGQSFLDKIATELKKELEEQIPELKKY; from the coding sequence ATGGCGACTGTTTACGACGTTCCCGGTGATTTGCTCGTTGAGAGGGTTGCTCAGAAGCTCAAGGAGATAGAGGCCATAAAGCCGCCCGAGTGGGCTCCGTTCGTCAAGACCGGCAGGCACAAGGAGAGGATCCCGGAGCAGGACGACTGGTGGTACTACAGGGTCGCCAGCGTCTTCAGGAAGGTCTACGTCGACGGCCCGGTCGGCATCGAGAGGCTCAGGACCTGGTACGGCGGCAGGAAGAACCGCGGCCACGCCCCGGAGCACTTCTACAAGGCCGGAGGAAGCATCATAAGGAAGGCCCTCCAGCAGCTCGAGGCCGCCGGCTTCGTCCAGAAGGTTCCGGGCGAGGGAAGGACCGTCACCCCGCAGGGACAGAGCTTCCTCGACAAGATCGCCACCGAGCTCAAGAAGGAGCTCGAGGAGCAGATCCCCGAGCTCAAGAAGTACTGA
- a CDS encoding DNA-binding protein gives MAEDIEEIRKRKLMELQKKYLEQQKAQEEALRQEMELEAQLDAIMRRILTPEARERLGRVKLVKPELARQVELVLVQLYQAGQIREPIDDAKLKRILAQIDERTRRDYTIKW, from the coding sequence ATGGCTGAGGACATAGAGGAAATCAGGAAGCGCAAACTCATGGAACTCCAGAAGAAGTATCTTGAACAGCAGAAGGCCCAGGAGGAGGCTTTGAGGCAGGAGATGGAGCTTGAGGCCCAGCTCGATGCCATAATGCGGAGAATTCTTACCCCCGAGGCAAGGGAGAGACTCGGCAGGGTTAAGCTCGTCAAGCCAGAGCTTGCGAGACAGGTTGAGCTCGTTCTGGTCCAGCTCTACCAGGCGGGCCAGATAAGGGAGCCCATCGACGACGCCAAGCTCAAGAGGATTCTGGCCCAGATAGACGAGAGAACGCGCAGGGACTACACGATTAAATGGTGA
- a CDS encoding transcription initiation factor IIB — protein sequence MSNRRVCPVCGSTEFIYDPGRGEIICKVCGYVIEENVVDTGPEWRAFDASQREKRARVGAPESILLHDKGLSTDIGIDRNLSGLMREKMYRLRKWQSRLRVSDAAERNLAFALSELDRIASQLKLPRHVEEEAARLYREAVRKGLIRGRSIESVIAACVYASCRLLKVPRTLDEIADISRVDKKEIGRSFRFIARNLNLTPKKLFVKPTDYVNKFADELGMSERVRRRAIAILEEAYDRGLTSGKSPAGLVAAALYIAGLLEDEKRTQREVAEVARVTEVTVRNRYKELVDKLNLKIPV from the coding sequence GTGAGCAATCGTAGGGTTTGCCCGGTCTGCGGCTCGACGGAGTTCATATACGACCCGGGTAGGGGCGAGATAATCTGTAAGGTTTGCGGTTACGTTATTGAGGAAAACGTCGTTGATACGGGGCCGGAGTGGCGCGCTTTTGACGCCAGTCAGAGGGAGAAGCGTGCCCGCGTTGGAGCCCCTGAGAGCATTCTCCTTCACGACAAGGGACTCTCAACCGACATCGGCATCGACAGGAACCTCTCCGGACTGATGCGTGAGAAAATGTACAGGCTCAGGAAGTGGCAGAGCCGCCTCCGCGTCAGCGACGCCGCCGAGCGTAACCTCGCGTTCGCACTGAGCGAGCTGGATAGAATCGCCTCCCAGCTGAAGCTCCCGAGGCATGTCGAGGAGGAGGCCGCGAGGCTCTACCGTGAGGCCGTGAGAAAGGGGCTTATAAGGGGCCGTTCAATTGAAAGCGTAATAGCGGCGTGCGTTTACGCATCCTGCAGGCTTCTGAAGGTTCCGAGAACCCTCGACGAGATAGCCGACATATCCCGCGTTGACAAGAAGGAGATAGGAAGGAGCTTCCGCTTCATAGCCAGGAACCTGAACCTCACCCCCAAGAAGCTCTTCGTCAAGCCAACCGACTACGTCAACAAGTTCGCAGACGAACTCGGCATGAGCGAACGTGTCAGGAGAAGGGCCATCGCGATACTGGAGGAGGCTTACGACCGCGGACTCACAAGCGGAAAGAGCCCGGCCGGCCTGGTCGCGGCCGCCCTCTACATAGCCGGCCTCTTGGAGGACGAGAAGAGAACCCAGCGCGAGGTGGCCGAGGTAGCGCGCGTCACCGAGGTCACCGTCAGGAACCGCTACAAGGAGCTCGTGGACAAGCTCAACCTGAAGATTCCGGTTTGA
- the fen gene encoding flap endonuclease-1 yields MGVQIGELVPRKEIELENLYGRKVAIDAFNAIYQFLSTIRQRDGTPLMDSRGRITSHLSGLFYRNINLMEAGIKPAYVFDGKPPEFKKKEIEKRREAREEAKEKWYEALERGNLEEAKKYAMRATRVNEGLINDAKRLLELMGIPVIQAPSEGEAQAAYMAARKKVYASASQDYDSLLFGAPRLVRNVTITGRRKLPGKNVYVEVRPELIVLEEVLKELGIDREKLIEMAILVGTDYNPGGIKGIGPKKALTIVKRTKDPLKKYNKDSEVDLYAIKEFFLNPPVTDEYELKWREPDEEGILKFLCDEHDFSEERVKNGLERLKKAVKAGKQATLESWFGKR; encoded by the coding sequence ATGGGAGTACAGATAGGCGAGCTCGTTCCGAGGAAGGAGATAGAACTGGAGAACCTCTACGGCAGAAAGGTCGCAATTGACGCGTTCAATGCCATATATCAGTTCCTTTCAACCATAAGGCAGCGCGACGGGACGCCGCTCATGGACTCCCGCGGGAGGATAACCTCCCACCTCAGCGGCCTCTTCTACAGGAACATCAACCTCATGGAGGCTGGAATAAAGCCCGCGTACGTTTTCGACGGAAAGCCGCCGGAGTTCAAGAAGAAGGAGATAGAGAAGCGCCGCGAGGCGAGGGAAGAGGCCAAGGAGAAGTGGTACGAGGCCCTGGAGCGCGGCAACCTTGAGGAGGCGAAGAAGTACGCAATGCGCGCAACCAGGGTTAATGAGGGGCTGATAAACGACGCCAAGAGGCTCCTTGAGCTGATGGGAATCCCCGTGATCCAAGCGCCGAGCGAGGGTGAGGCCCAGGCGGCATACATGGCCGCCAGAAAGAAGGTCTACGCCTCCGCAAGTCAGGACTACGACTCGCTCCTCTTCGGCGCGCCCAGGCTGGTGAGGAACGTCACGATAACCGGCCGGAGAAAGCTCCCCGGAAAGAACGTCTACGTTGAAGTTCGGCCCGAGCTGATAGTTCTGGAGGAGGTTCTCAAGGAGCTCGGCATAGACAGGGAGAAGCTCATAGAGATGGCCATACTGGTCGGCACGGACTACAACCCCGGCGGAATAAAGGGAATCGGACCGAAAAAGGCCCTCACCATCGTCAAGCGCACAAAAGACCCGCTGAAGAAGTACAACAAGGACAGCGAGGTTGACCTCTACGCGATAAAGGAGTTCTTCCTGAATCCCCCAGTCACCGACGAATACGAGCTCAAGTGGCGCGAGCCGGACGAGGAGGGAATCCTCAAGTTCCTCTGCGACGAGCACGACTTCAGCGAGGAGAGGGTGAAGAACGGACTTGAGAGGCTGAAAAAAGCGGTGAAAGCGGGAAAGCAGGCAACGCTGGAAAGCTGGTTCGGGAAGCGCTGA
- a CDS encoding phosphate-starvation-inducible PsiE family protein, whose amino-acid sequence MRTFGSRVERRALRLLSSLFDFVVIALGTLTMLYVVRMIWDLAVNSLIHFAPEDALQGIVLILIFLEIFEIIVMYIIYHHVPMKNVVEIGVLALVKELLITLDLTELGWQVLLGMAALIAAMGWVYTRERQREDNYNRFLIERGITEKDVDDLTKTLDEAKV is encoded by the coding sequence GTGCGAACTTTTGGGAGCAGGGTGGAACGCAGGGCCCTCCGCCTGCTGAGCAGTCTCTTCGACTTCGTTGTGATAGCCCTGGGCACCCTGACCATGCTCTACGTCGTCAGGATGATATGGGATCTCGCGGTAAACTCGCTCATCCATTTCGCTCCGGAAGACGCCCTCCAGGGCATAGTTCTCATCCTGATATTCCTTGAGATCTTCGAGATAATCGTCATGTACATCATCTACCACCACGTCCCGATGAAGAACGTCGTGGAAATCGGCGTGCTGGCGCTCGTGAAAGAGCTCCTCATAACACTCGACCTCACGGAGCTCGGCTGGCAGGTGCTCCTCGGCATGGCGGCCCTTATAGCCGCGATGGGCTGGGTGTACACGCGGGAGAGGCAGCGGGAAGACAACTACAACCGGTTCCTCATAGAGCGGGGCATCACGGAGAAGGACGTGGACGACCTGACGAAGACCCTGGATGAGGCAAAGGTATAG
- the acs gene encoding acetate--CoA ligase alpha subunit, whose product MDRNLEALFRPKSIAVIGASEKPGKIGYAVMKNLVEYGYEGKIYPVNVKGVEIEINGKKFKSYKSILDVPDEVDMAVIIVPAKFVPQVVEECGQKGVKVLPIISSGFGELGEEGKKVERQIVETAHKYGMRILGPNIFGVVYTPDKLNATFGPTDVMPGNLALISQSGALGIALMGWTILEKVGLSAVVSVGNKSDIDDADLLEFFKEDDNTKAILIYMEGVKDGRRFMEAAREVSMEKPIIIIKAGRSERGAKAAASHTGSLAGADSIYTAAFKQSGVLRALTIGEAFDWARTLSNLPEPEGENVVILTNGGGIGVMATDAAEEEGLHLYDDLEELKVFANHMPPFGSYKNPVDLTGMAGAESYEGAVRDALANPNMHAVAVLYCQTAVLDPRDLAKIVIREYNESGRKKPLVVAIVGGIEAKEAIDMLNEEGIPAYPEPERAIKSLAALYKWSNWKKKQRKK is encoded by the coding sequence ATGGACAGAAACCTTGAGGCACTTTTCAGACCGAAGAGCATCGCCGTTATCGGCGCTTCGGAGAAGCCGGGCAAGATCGGCTACGCTGTTATGAAGAACCTCGTCGAGTACGGCTACGAGGGCAAGATATACCCGGTCAACGTTAAGGGTGTTGAGATAGAGATAAACGGGAAGAAGTTCAAGTCCTACAAGAGCATCCTCGACGTTCCGGACGAGGTTGACATGGCCGTCATAATCGTCCCGGCCAAGTTCGTCCCGCAGGTCGTTGAGGAGTGCGGCCAGAAGGGCGTCAAGGTTCTCCCGATAATCAGCTCGGGCTTCGGCGAGCTCGGCGAGGAGGGCAAGAAGGTCGAGAGGCAGATAGTCGAGACCGCCCACAAGTACGGCATGAGGATCCTCGGTCCGAACATCTTCGGTGTCGTTTACACCCCGGACAAGCTCAACGCCACCTTCGGCCCGACCGACGTCATGCCGGGCAACCTGGCCCTCATCAGCCAGAGCGGAGCTCTTGGAATAGCCCTCATGGGCTGGACCATCCTCGAGAAGGTTGGTCTCTCGGCCGTCGTCAGCGTCGGAAACAAGAGCGACATAGACGACGCCGACCTGCTCGAGTTCTTCAAGGAGGACGACAACACCAAGGCCATCCTCATCTACATGGAGGGCGTCAAGGACGGCAGGCGCTTCATGGAGGCCGCCAGGGAGGTCAGCATGGAGAAGCCGATTATCATCATCAAGGCCGGAAGGAGCGAGCGCGGTGCCAAGGCCGCAGCTTCCCACACCGGTTCGCTCGCCGGTGCCGACAGCATCTACACCGCAGCCTTCAAGCAGAGCGGCGTTCTCCGTGCCCTCACCATCGGGGAGGCCTTCGACTGGGCCAGGACCCTGAGCAACCTTCCAGAGCCCGAGGGAGAGAACGTTGTCATCCTCACCAACGGCGGTGGAATAGGAGTTATGGCCACCGATGCCGCCGAGGAGGAGGGACTGCACCTCTACGACGACCTCGAGGAGCTCAAGGTCTTCGCCAACCACATGCCGCCCTTCGGTTCATACAAGAACCCGGTCGACCTGACCGGTATGGCCGGCGCGGAGAGCTACGAGGGCGCGGTCAGGGACGCTCTCGCCAACCCGAACATGCACGCCGTGGCTGTGCTCTACTGCCAGACCGCAGTGCTCGACCCGCGCGACCTGGCCAAGATCGTCATCCGCGAGTACAACGAGAGCGGCAGGAAGAAGCCCCTCGTCGTTGCCATCGTCGGCGGCATAGAGGCCAAAGAAGCCATCGACATGCTCAACGAGGAGGGCATTCCGGCCTATCCGGAGCCGGAGAGGGCCATCAAGTCCCTCGCGGCCCTCTACAAGTGGAGCAACTGGAAGAAGAAGCAGAGGAAGAAGTGA
- a CDS encoding metallophosphoesterase translates to MLIALISDIHSNLEALKAVWKEIKDADAVLCMGDLVGYGASPNEVVDFVRERMEKRTFLCVRGNHDNAIAFGAEWGFNPYARQAVRWHQRVMTVENLEFLRRLPVRQLFTDDRGRSYLLIHGSPRAPLDEYLFPWLPEGEFKSVLSYVRQDDLLVGHTHVPMLKVLGGRRIINPGGVGQPRDGDWRAAYALIDTDGEPPDNVEFRRVEYDVQEAARKILDADLPRFLAERLYDGY, encoded by the coding sequence ATGCTCATCGCCCTCATCTCCGACATCCACTCCAATCTGGAGGCGCTGAAAGCGGTGTGGAAGGAGATAAAGGACGCAGACGCCGTTCTCTGCATGGGCGATTTGGTCGGCTACGGGGCGAGTCCGAACGAGGTCGTTGACTTCGTCCGGGAGAGGATGGAGAAGAGAACCTTCCTCTGCGTCCGCGGCAACCACGACAACGCCATCGCCTTCGGGGCGGAGTGGGGCTTCAATCCCTACGCGCGGCAGGCGGTTCGCTGGCACCAGCGCGTTATGACCGTGGAAAACCTCGAATTTCTCAGAAGACTTCCTGTGAGACAGCTTTTCACAGACGACAGAGGAAGGAGTTATCTGCTCATCCACGGCTCCCCGAGGGCCCCGCTGGACGAGTACCTCTTCCCATGGCTCCCGGAGGGGGAGTTCAAATCGGTTCTGAGCTACGTCAGACAGGATGACCTCCTGGTCGGCCACACCCACGTGCCGATGCTGAAGGTGCTGGGGGGCAGGAGAATCATCAACCCCGGAGGCGTCGGGCAGCCCAGGGACGGGGACTGGAGGGCGGCGTATGCGCTGATCGACACAGACGGGGAGCCGCCAGACAACGTTGAGTTCCGCAGGGTGGAGTACGACGTTCAGGAAGCGGCGAGAAAGATACTCGATGCGGACCTGCCCCGCTTCCTTGCGGAGAGGCTGTATGATGGGTATTGA
- a CDS encoding PRC-barrel domain-containing protein, whose product MVKIMASKLRDVELITDTGVRLGWVYDLSFDEETGDILVIVAEPDEDLDTSEFVTDHEGLLLIPVSAVKSIGEVIIIDSSKLAVKSKLRRPPSSVKGSGESSGLGQ is encoded by the coding sequence ATGGTCAAGATAATGGCTTCCAAGCTTAGGGACGTTGAACTGATAACCGACACCGGTGTAAGGCTCGGCTGGGTCTACGACCTCAGCTTTGACGAGGAGACCGGTGATATTCTCGTGATAGTTGCCGAGCCGGATGAGGACCTCGACACAAGCGAATTCGTCACGGATCACGAGGGCCTGCTCCTCATCCCCGTCAGCGCCGTTAAGAGCATCGGCGAGGTCATAATCATCGACTCGAGCAAACTCGCCGTCAAATCCAAGCTCAGGAGGCCGCCTTCCTCAGTGAAGGGCTCCGGGGAATCCTCCGGCCTCGGGCAGTGA
- a CDS encoding CDC48 family AAA ATPase — protein sequence MIFGKDEERYEKIKLRVAEALKRDVGRGIVRFDRKFQKQLGVEPGDIVELIGDRTTAAIVANPHLDDRGLDIIRMDGYIRRNAGVSIGDYVTVAKAEVQEAKKVTLAPAQKGVFIQIPGDMVKQNLLGRPVVKGDLVVASSRGETYYGGSPFDELLRGLFETMPLGFGELKFVVVSTNPKGVVQITYNTEVEVLPQAVEVREEAIPEVTYEDIGGLSDAIQKIREMVELPLKHPELFERLGIEPPKGVLLYGPPGTGKTLLAKAVANEANAHFIAINGPEVMSKFYGESEERLREIFKEAEENAPSIIFIDEIDAIAPKREEVVGEVEKRVVSQLLTLMDGLKGRGKVIVIAATNRPDALDPALRRPGRFDREIEVGVPDKKGRKEILQIHTRGMPLEPDYDRETVLRVLKELLKKKAFDEDVLKKLMERVEKARSDDEVKEILKSASEVYPEVRTRLIDRMLEKIAEKTHGFVGADLAALAREAAMVVLRRLINEGKISPEHEKIPPEVLQELRVRKADFYEALKMVDPSALREVLIEMPNVRWKDIGGLEEVKQELKEAVEWPMKYPKAFQRLGIEPPRGVLLYGPPGTGKTLLAKAVATESEANFIGIRGPEVLSKWVGESEKRVREIFRKARQAAPTVIFIDEIDAIAPARGMEGDRVTDRLINQLLTEMDGIERNSGVVVIAATNRPDILDPALLRPGRFDRLILVPAPDEKARLEILRVHTKRVPLAGDVNLKELAKKTEGYSGADIEALVREAALLAMRRIMRELPVEAVEEESEEFLERLRVSRKDFEAALKKVRPSITPYMVEYYQNFDENRRKRGGKKTEGPDYYTF from the coding sequence ATGATCTTCGGTAAGGATGAGGAGAGGTACGAGAAGATTAAGCTCCGCGTTGCAGAGGCCCTGAAGAGGGATGTTGGCAGGGGAATAGTCCGGTTCGACAGGAAGTTCCAGAAGCAGCTTGGAGTGGAGCCGGGCGACATCGTGGAGCTGATAGGCGACCGCACAACCGCCGCGATAGTGGCCAACCCCCACCTGGACGACAGGGGACTCGACATCATTAGAATGGACGGCTACATCAGGAGGAACGCCGGGGTCAGCATAGGCGACTACGTGACGGTGGCAAAGGCTGAGGTGCAGGAGGCGAAGAAGGTTACCCTCGCCCCGGCCCAGAAGGGCGTCTTCATCCAGATACCCGGCGATATGGTGAAGCAGAACCTCCTGGGAAGGCCAGTGGTGAAGGGTGACCTGGTGGTCGCCAGCAGCAGGGGGGAGACCTACTACGGCGGCTCGCCCTTCGACGAGCTGCTCAGGGGGCTCTTCGAGACAATGCCCCTCGGATTCGGGGAGCTGAAGTTCGTGGTGGTCAGCACCAACCCCAAGGGCGTCGTCCAGATAACTTACAACACCGAGGTTGAGGTCCTCCCGCAGGCGGTTGAGGTGCGCGAGGAGGCCATCCCGGAGGTCACCTACGAGGACATCGGCGGCCTGAGCGACGCCATCCAAAAGATACGCGAGATGGTGGAGCTTCCGCTCAAGCATCCGGAGCTTTTTGAGCGCCTTGGAATTGAACCGCCGAAGGGTGTTCTGCTCTACGGCCCGCCTGGAACGGGTAAGACTCTCCTGGCCAAGGCCGTGGCAAACGAGGCCAATGCGCACTTCATAGCCATCAACGGCCCGGAGGTCATGAGCAAGTTCTACGGCGAGAGCGAGGAGCGTTTGAGGGAGATATTCAAGGAGGCCGAAGAGAACGCCCCCAGCATCATATTCATTGATGAGATTGACGCGATAGCCCCCAAGAGGGAGGAGGTTGTCGGGGAGGTTGAAAAACGCGTTGTCAGCCAGCTGCTCACGCTCATGGACGGCCTTAAGGGGCGCGGAAAGGTCATAGTTATCGCCGCCACCAACAGGCCGGATGCCCTGGATCCAGCCCTCAGAAGGCCCGGACGCTTCGACAGGGAGATAGAGGTCGGCGTTCCCGACAAGAAGGGCAGGAAGGAGATACTCCAGATACACACGAGGGGAATGCCCCTCGAGCCGGATTACGACAGGGAGACCGTCCTCAGGGTCCTGAAGGAGCTCCTCAAAAAGAAAGCCTTCGACGAGGATGTTCTCAAAAAGCTGATGGAGCGCGTTGAGAAAGCCAGGAGCGACGACGAGGTGAAGGAGATTCTGAAGAGCGCGAGCGAGGTTTACCCCGAGGTCAGAACCAGGCTCATCGACAGGATGCTCGAGAAGATCGCGGAGAAGACGCACGGATTCGTCGGTGCGGACCTCGCCGCGCTCGCGAGAGAGGCAGCCATGGTCGTCCTCAGGAGGCTCATAAACGAGGGCAAGATAAGCCCCGAGCACGAGAAGATACCCCCGGAGGTTCTCCAGGAGCTCCGCGTGAGGAAGGCAGACTTCTACGAGGCCCTCAAGATGGTGGACCCAAGCGCGCTCAGGGAAGTGCTCATCGAGATGCCGAACGTCCGCTGGAAGGACATAGGCGGCCTCGAGGAGGTAAAGCAGGAGCTCAAAGAGGCGGTCGAGTGGCCGATGAAATATCCCAAGGCGTTCCAGAGGCTCGGCATTGAGCCGCCGAGGGGTGTGCTCCTCTACGGTCCGCCCGGAACCGGTAAGACGCTCCTGGCCAAGGCCGTGGCGACGGAGAGCGAGGCAAACTTCATCGGCATCCGCGGCCCTGAGGTTCTCAGCAAGTGGGTCGGCGAGAGCGAGAAGCGCGTGAGGGAGATATTCAGGAAGGCTAGGCAGGCCGCTCCAACGGTGATATTCATCGACGAGATCGACGCCATTGCACCGGCTAGGGGCATGGAAGGGGACCGCGTTACGGACAGGCTCATCAACCAGCTCCTCACCGAGATGGACGGCATAGAGCGCAACAGCGGTGTCGTTGTCATAGCCGCGACGAACAGGCCCGATATCCTCGACCCTGCCCTGCTCAGGCCAGGAAGGTTCGACAGACTCATACTCGTTCCGGCACCCGACGAAAAGGCAAGACTTGAGATACTCAGGGTCCACACGAAGCGCGTGCCCCTGGCAGGGGACGTCAACCTCAAGGAGCTCGCCAAGAAGACCGAGGGATACAGCGGTGCGGATATAGAGGCCCTCGTGAGGGAAGCGGCCCTGCTGGCGATGCGCAGGATAATGAGGGAGCTGCCTGTGGAGGCCGTCGAGGAGGAGAGCGAGGAGTTCCTTGAGAGGCTCAGGGTTTCCAGGAAGGACTTCGAGGCGGCCCTCAAGAAGGTGCGCCCGAGCATAACGCCCTACATGGTCGAGTACTATCAGAACTTCGACGAGAACAGGAGGAAGAGGGGCGGAAAGAAAACGGAGGGACCCGACTACTACACCTTCTGA